In Streptomyces sp. SN-593, a single genomic region encodes these proteins:
- the allB gene encoding allantoinase AllB, whose protein sequence is MVEQQVLRSRRVVTPEGERPASVVFAAGTITAVLPHDAPPPPGARCTDLGDDVLLPGLVDTHVHVNDPGRAEWEGFASATAAAVAGGVTTLVDMPLNSVPPTTTAAHLDVKRAAALGRVHTDTGFWGGAVPGNGADLKALHDAGVFGFKCFLVPSGVDEFPHLDREQLASAMDELARFDGLLIVHAEDPRQIDGAPRPGGRRYADFLASRPPAAEDDAITGLIELAAERGTRVHVLHLSAASAVPLVAAARREGVRLTVETCPHFLTLTAEEVPDGATEFKCCPPIREAANQDALWQALADGVIDCVVSDHSPSTVDLKHRDTGDFATAWGGISSLQLGLPAVWTEARRRGHTLADVAGWMSAGPARLAGLDAVKGAIAPGRDADFTVLDPERTFTVDPARLHHRNPITAYAGRTLHGVVRATYLRGTLVAAQAAGDPGPARAVDAPAGRLIERPTGGS, encoded by the coding sequence ATGGTGGAGCAGCAGGTGCTGCGTTCGAGGCGCGTGGTCACCCCCGAGGGGGAGCGCCCGGCGTCGGTGGTCTTCGCCGCCGGCACGATCACCGCGGTGCTGCCCCACGACGCGCCGCCGCCACCCGGCGCCCGGTGCACCGACCTCGGCGACGACGTGCTGCTGCCCGGGCTGGTCGACACCCACGTGCACGTCAACGACCCGGGCCGCGCGGAGTGGGAGGGTTTCGCCTCCGCCACCGCGGCCGCCGTGGCCGGCGGCGTCACCACGCTGGTGGACATGCCGCTCAACAGCGTGCCGCCGACCACCACCGCGGCCCACCTCGACGTCAAGCGCGCCGCCGCCCTCGGCCGGGTGCACACCGACACCGGCTTCTGGGGCGGCGCGGTGCCCGGCAACGGCGCCGACCTCAAGGCCCTGCACGACGCGGGCGTGTTCGGCTTCAAGTGCTTCCTGGTGCCCTCGGGCGTGGACGAGTTCCCGCACCTGGACCGGGAGCAACTTGCCTCCGCCATGGACGAGTTGGCGCGCTTCGACGGCCTGCTCATCGTGCACGCCGAGGACCCGCGACAGATCGACGGCGCTCCGCGGCCCGGTGGCCGCCGGTACGCCGACTTCCTCGCCTCCCGGCCGCCGGCCGCCGAGGACGACGCGATCACCGGGCTGATCGAACTGGCCGCCGAGCGCGGCACGCGGGTGCACGTCCTGCACCTGTCCGCCGCGAGCGCGGTCCCGCTGGTCGCCGCCGCCCGCCGGGAGGGGGTGCGGCTGACCGTCGAGACCTGCCCGCACTTCCTCACCCTCACCGCCGAGGAGGTCCCCGACGGCGCGACGGAGTTCAAGTGCTGTCCGCCGATCCGGGAGGCCGCCAACCAGGACGCGCTGTGGCAGGCGCTCGCCGACGGCGTCATCGACTGCGTGGTCTCCGACCACTCGCCCTCCACCGTCGACCTCAAGCACCGGGACACCGGGGACTTCGCCACCGCGTGGGGCGGCATCTCCTCGCTCCAGCTCGGCCTGCCCGCGGTGTGGACCGAGGCCCGCCGCCGCGGGCACACCCTCGCCGACGTGGCCGGCTGGATGTCGGCCGGCCCGGCGCGGCTGGCCGGCCTCGACGCGGTCAAGGGCGCGATCGCCCCCGGCCGCGACGCCGACTTCACCGTGCTGGACCCCGAGCGCACCTTCACCGTCGATCCGGCGAGGCTGCACCACCGCAACCCGATCACCGCGTACGCCGGACGCACCCTGCACGGCGTGGTCCGCGCCACCTACCTGCGCGGCACCCTCGTCGCCGCCCAGGCGGCCGGCGATCCGGGCCCGGCCCGGGCCGTGGACGCTCCCGCCGGCCGGCTCATCGAACGGCCGACCGGCGGGAGTTGA